A single Lactuca sativa cultivar Salinas chromosome 8, Lsat_Salinas_v11, whole genome shotgun sequence DNA region contains:
- the LOC111878049 gene encoding extensin-like, which produces MLSSTTDNHCFLCNHHYNHRYPPLPSPCHFQPPPPPPPLQPPLPPLTTATATTTIATTVTTTNTHHLNRHHHPTPPLMSPPPTTNTHCRLCRHHYNHHHPPQLPPFPSPPPTIIPPPPKPPLPPLTTITYTITITTTVAAAHTCHHQHPHLSPPPTTFNITTDHHYPPPPLMSPPPIIFIITTTTTPYHSPTP; this is translated from the coding sequence ATGTTATCCTCTACCACCGACAATCATTGTTTCCTTTGCAACCACCACTACAACCACCGCTACCCACCACTTCCATCACCATGTCAtttccaaccccccccccccccccccccccttcaacCGCCGCTACCACCACTCACCACCGCCACTGCCACCACTACCATCGCCACCACTGTCACAACTACCAACACTCACCACCTCAATCGTCACCACCACCCAACACCTCCATTGAtgtcaccaccacccaccaccaacaCTCATTGTCGCCTTTGCCGCCACCACTACAACCATCACCATCCACCACAACTGCCACCATTTCCATCACCACCGCCGACCATCATTCCACCACCCCCAAAACCACCACTTCCACCACTCACCACCATCACATACACCATTACCATAACCACAACTGTCGCAGCCGCCCATACTTGCCACCACCAACACCCTCATCTATCGCCACCACCTACCACCTTCAATATCACTACCGACCACCACTATCCACCACCTCCATTGATGTCACCACCacccatcatcttcatcatcaccaccaccaccaccccttACCACTCGCCAACACCATAA